Genomic window (Vigna radiata var. radiata cultivar VC1973A chromosome 1, Vradiata_ver6, whole genome shotgun sequence):
ttaattataagaatgatatgtttattttattttgtcatgtTGACTAACTTTACATTAAATATTCTTATTGACTTGAAATGTCAGTGGAAAATgtagatgaaagagaaaactaTCATCTTGGTTTCTCAAAATTATTGGTGATGGTTGTAGCTCTGGCTATTATAGATGATGATATCACTAAAGAGAATGATTCGGATGATGATAAGAAACAATATTATGTCCAAACATCATtccacaaattataaaaatgaatatgagGAAAGTCTAAAggcaatttctttcttttaccatctctatattttcttcttctacttctgtAACAAGGAAAATTGTACATTatggtttaaaatattttatatcgtataatctatttattttagattatataatttgaaaatatattttagatcatacaattgaaaatatatttttgaatttcacaatttagagatttattttgaattttgtaattctAAGATACTTCTGCAatctaaaaattttgaaatacatttttaaatctgaaatgtattttaaattgtataatcaaattcaaaatatgttttcatacaAATTGTATAACTGAGTTCAAAATTGTAAAACTTTATGGAAACTATTTTTCATATTCAGACGGAAAATCATTTATGTTGAAGATTTATGGTGAAAGATAAAggcaaaaaaaagttgtttttagtggTCAATTTAATCTTTACTTTTGTTCagtgtttatttttgttaaatagtttaacatttttatataacaaTAAACCGGACTTTGAATGACAGTAAAACCTTTTAGCATGAAACAGATGCCAAGTGgcgaaaaatatttgaattctaGGTATATTAGAACAGCCAAAATAtggtgaaaaacaaaatcaagagaAAAACTTTATCAATCTGCTAAAACTTAATCTTTACTTGATGAACCAATAGTCTTGTGATGAAGACACCTCAACCTCTGAAGACATCATtcattcttttgttttgattgtgtttcattctctttttgaaatacaaaataacatctcaaaattttccttttctatagCACTTTCTAGCTACTTACAAAACCAACCATATCATACACAGATTGATTGACCTCTCAGTGAACTACTAAACTAAAATTCTTTACCTGCTACAGAAGAATGATAATATAAAAGGTAATGAAGGAGGCAGCATTCTACCAAGTGAGTTGAAAATGATAGTGTCATAAATATACCATTCCAAAACCAAGTTCAGCTGCTGCATTCTCCCAAGTATATTGCAGAAAGCAGAGAGACAGCTAAAATCAATCATGGAAATTTGAAAGGCCTACGCAAGCAAAGCTGCTCAATGACCCCTTCTTCAATTGGTTTATTTACAGGAGAAACCTTTATTTCATACAGCTTTGGCCACAGTTTTCCAGTCACTGCAAGCAAAGCCATGTTAAATAATCTTATTTGAGGTGTAAATGGAAAAAAGGGAAGAggcaaaaacattaattttcatTGATTGATGCATACTAGACAACTCTTACATGGAAAAAGAACATGGCATTTGACCTATTAAAATAagcacaaaatataaaatggtaaattatttatttaaatttaatggaGAAGATATTGTCATTAAAAAatctaaaggaaaaaaatacaCAGTGTAATGAACaaataatttatctataaatagatataaaatgctaagataaaaacataatagTCTTGAGAATTATATCACAATACGAAAATCGATATTCTGATTACTTTGGAAtgagtattttatattaattttagcaTAAAAACTTGTCATCTTCTTAGTGGGTTAGATAACACTTTATAGAATATATCACTTTAAACTAGGATACACAAGAAATATTTATAGTTCAGTTTTAGTTCTTCAAAAAATTTGGTTTATTCTTAGTTCCTCTAATTTTGAGATATCATTTTTAGTCCTTTAAGTAGTTTAGATTACACTTCATATAggagaaaacaattatttacataaattttggaaaactaaAAGTGGtgcatttcaaaataaaaaggaataaagAGACGAGAATTTAGAAGGATTAAAACtgaactttaaatatttttgacaaacaaaaaacatattatgccctttcaaataataacaaaaaaaaaatgtgtgtgaAAACAGAGAAGAAATTAGAGGGATAAAATCTGAACTTTAGATAGaggaacaaaaaaaatattatgcacTTTCAGCTAATAACAAAATGTGAATTTAAAAACGTGTAGTTAGCATCTCTTTGTGTTGATAAAAGATACCTACAAAACCATGGTTTGAACCTTTTCTAGTTGAAATCCAAACACAGTACTAACAGGTGGATTTTAAGGTAAAATCACTTCCTTTTCATCATATGCCATGCCTGATAgtactaatatttaaaaaggaaaatgtccCAGATGGCTTGAAATGGAAATAATATGCAGGAATGACAAATTTCAAATTGagaatttaattaataagaCCAGAACTTACCAAAAATACGTTTTTGTTCATCATCCCATGCTATCCCATTCAAAACatcaatattctaaaatataaaagataacattAGTACAACAGCTACTTCTAATGGCTATAATCCCAAAAGAGAAACTAAGGAAGATTAGCAGTTTAaagagggtttttttttttttttttgctgttcTTAAATCATAGCTGAGGCATAAAAATGTATATGCACTGAATAACAGGACAAAAATCTTATTTCCTGATATCAAAAGGTACAGACTCCTTACATTATTTCCAGCTTCCATAAGTCCTTTCCTGCACATGATATAGACTAAATGTAACTTCATGTAAGTGGACAAAGATACTAGAGTACACTATCAGTTTGCTTCTCAAAAGGATTATTAATCAATGGCCCTCTGATAATAACTTTGGCATAAAAATAAGGCAAAAGTTTACCAATTAGTAGTAGCAATTTGATGTCATGAAATGAATAATGATTGAGGTTCAATTTGACGTCAACTAATCATTGACCGCCTTGAGATTTAAttcacaaattattttattaacatacaCAATAGCAGTAAGAAAGTATTTTTCAactgagaaagaaaaagacacCTTAAATTTTGGAGAAGAACCCATCCAAGAACACTGCCATCATTGGGAGAGATTCTCGCAATGCAGTCAGTCTACACAAAAAGAAGGGTCAACTTCAAATCATTAGGCCAAACAGAGAATCTTGGGCCATAGACATCATGATTGATTAGAAAAAGATATACCATAAAAACATTTGCCCAAATTTCACCATTAATGTATTCCAATTCATTGAGATTGTATACTTCATGACCGTTATAGTGGACAACTTGTTTTGATAAAGCTACAACAAGGAGGGCTATGTAAGttccatgaaaatgcaaagcaaacaaaaaactACTGTCAAGTTTGAAAGATGAACATAAAACAGTTTGAGAAAGGGGTTATGCACTTAAGTGGTGAAAGGAAAGGAATATAACTTTATTGATTGGACAAACCTTTAAACGTTTGAGGATCAATTTGATACAATGTTGAACTACCATCACTTCCAAACAAGACTTTTCCATCAGTTGCAAGGCCCCAACCATCTTTCATATCATGATCAAATGTCCCTATCTAcagaaattgtaaaaatatactACTTGAATCTGGCTAGCTATGTTAACAGGCAATTTGGGGCATTCGTCTATGGCTGATGATAGCATCTCAGGAAAAACtttgaaacaacaaaaacaagattGATATTCACAAATTTCATGTAAACAACACCATGGGGACCAACTCAGCATTATACTGTCCAGATTAAACCCAACCAGCTTGtacatttgattttttaatgaCACCCACCAAGTTATAACATACATGTCTACCTCAGATATAGTAAGCTAAAATCACTTATATAACCATGCAATCACTTATATTACTTCTAGCATAAACGTTAATAATATTTCACCTTGTAGCTGCAAAGAAGAAAATCAGTTTAAGatagtaataaatttaaaatggaaatggtatgTGAGGTTATACAGTTTAAAGTTTCAGgcgaaatatttataaaataatgcagaataaaaaatatgattgcAAATCTCATATAGTTTGATAATGCAGTCATTTTTCTCCAGAGTCTAGTAGAATCAAAACAGAGAATGATTCGGACAAGCAGACCAAGACAAAGGATTAGAAGAGGGGGAAGGTGAAGCAACAAACTTGGCTTAAATTTTTTGGGTCGTAAATGAAACCAGCTTTCTGCAACCAAGTTACTTGGAACAGCCTACAAAAAGTGCAACAAATAAATATACCGGAACCAATCCAAGCATCAAATGTCAGGGTGAGAATAACTTAATGTCTTAATCACacccaaaaaaaattgttaagatatAATTGAAGTAAACATCCTCTATGACATCTAGAAGCAATGATAATAATTGCAACATagcagaaaagagaaaacttCGTAGTCACTATGCAGTTTTCATGTCTATCACAAAAATACATGGCGCTTAAGATGCATCACAAAGTCCTATTCTTTTAAAGGAAACAGTTGAgacaatattatattaaagaaacACTTCATAAGATATGCGGACATTTTCCCCCTCTTTCTTTCCCACCTCCTAAAACTCATTGGCAACAGAATCACTATAAGCTTAGTAGTGTACATAAAAAGAAAGGggtatatacatacatacatatatacatacatacatatatacatacacacacacacacacacacacacacacacacacacacacatatatatatatatatatatatatacacacacacacacacacatatatgaCTGGAATATATGACATGAACAATGGCATCTCAACAAAAGTGGAAATACCAAAGTCCAATAATAATACAGCCAGCcctgaaataaaaaagaaaagaaagatacaTACAAACAAATCATGAGGGGACATTAACCAAAGCTCATGGAATTCTCCACTAGGAGAATCTgagaaaaggaaacaaaaattgATTCATAAAAACTTCAGCACCAATAATACTCAGTGTCATGTCCCACCAGACAAAATCCTGCCTAGTATCAACTCCACAGTTAGCTAATCTATCAGCACAActaaaaaacaaagcaaaatgCAACAAAATTTGCCTTTCGCACCTATTATTGAGGAGAGTTAAACCTTCACCAAATATAGAA
Coding sequences:
- the LOC106774754 gene encoding glutaminyl-peptide cyclotransferase isoform X1 — translated: MGTKSLKRRLRESQNPPMAAAVPPRRKPRSYVTLSVLLSAVLMVSVIALLVLSSNNWRAFQSRASYGTFTVVNVFPHDPEAFTQGLVYDRNDTLFESTGLYGRSSVRKVSLHTGKVEDIQKMDSSIFGEGLTLLNNRLFQVTWLQKAGFIYDPKNLSQIGTFDHDMKDGWGLATDGKVLFGSDGSSTLYQIDPQTFKALSKQVVHYNGHEVYNLNELEYINGEIWANVFMTDCIARISPNDGSVLGWVLLQNLRKGLMEAGNNNIDVLNGIAWDDEQKRIFVTGKLWPKLYEIKVSPVNKPIEEGVIEQLCLRRPFKFP
- the LOC106774754 gene encoding glutaminyl-peptide cyclotransferase isoform X2, with product MGTKSLKRRLRESQNPPMAAAVPPRRKPRSYVTLSVLLSAVLMVSVIALLVLSSNNWRAFQSRASYGTFTVVNVFPHDPEAFTQGLVYDRNDTLFESTGLYGRSSVRKVSLHTGKVEDIQKMDSSIFGEGLTLLNNRLFQVTWLQKAGFIYDPKNLSQIGTFDHDMKDGWGLATDGKVLFGSDGSSTLYQIDPQTFKALSKQVVHYNGHEVYNLNELEYINGEIWANVFMTDCIARISPNDGSVLGWVLLQNLRKGLMEAGNN